Proteins from a genomic interval of Acidobacteriota bacterium:
- a CDS encoding single-stranded DNA-binding protein → MPKSINKVILVGNVGADPEVKYTPSGVPVGKFSLATNERFKNKGGEWQDRTEWHNIVAWQRLAEIVGEYVSKGSKVYIEGKLQTSSWEDRRSGEKKYRTEIVARDLVLLGLRENGNSQQEPATTGEQREPDHAASGEITDEDIPF, encoded by the coding sequence ATGCCGAAAAGCATAAACAAGGTAATCCTCGTCGGAAACGTAGGCGCAGATCCCGAAGTCAAGTACACGCCGAGTGGTGTCCCGGTTGGGAAATTCAGCCTTGCCACCAATGAACGCTTCAAGAACAAAGGCGGTGAGTGGCAGGACAGGACAGAGTGGCACAACATTGTCGCCTGGCAGAGGCTCGCCGAGATCGTTGGCGAATATGTGTCCAAGGGCTCGAAAGTCTATATCGAGGGAAAGCTTCAGACCTCAAGCTGGGAGGACCGGCGGAGTGGCGAGAAGAAGTATCGGACGGAGATCGTGGCTCGCGACCTCGTACTACTGGGCTTGCGAGAGAACGGTAACTCGCAGCAGGAACCGGCCACCACCGGCGAACAGCGTGAGCCCGACCATGCCGCGTCGGGCGAAATCACGGACGAAGATATCCCGTTCTAA